A single genomic interval of Pseudochaenichthys georgianus chromosome 3, fPseGeo1.2, whole genome shotgun sequence harbors:
- the rab27a gene encoding ras-related protein Rab-27A: MSDGEYDYLIKFLALGDSGVGKTSFLYQYTDCKFNSKFITTVGIDFREKRVVYKSTNPDGSPGRGQKIHMQLWDTAGQERFRSLTTAFFRDAMGFLLLFDLTNEQSFLNVRNWMSQLQIHAYCENPDIVLCGNKCDLSDQRAVREEEARELAEKYGIPYFETSASIGLNVNMAVDVLLDLIMKRMERCVDKSWIPDGTVRANGTSNPDLSEASDKSKCAC, encoded by the exons ATGTCGGATGGAGAGTATGATTACCTCATAAAGTTCCTAGCCCTCGGTGACTCTGGAGTGGGGAAAACTAGCTTCCTCTACCAATACACAGACTGCAAGTTCAACTCCAAGTTCATCACCACAGTGGGAATAGACTTCAGAGAAAAAAGAGTG GTTTACAAATCAACAAATCCAGATGGATCTCCAGGTCGAGGACAGAAGATCCACATGCAGCTGTGGGACACTGCGGGACAGGAGAG GTTTCGGAGTTTGACGACGGCGTTCTTTAGAGATGCAATGGGTTTCCTCCTCCTGTTTGACCTCACTAATGAACAAAGTTTCCTCAACGTCAGAAACTGGATGA GTCAGTTACAGATCCACGCATACTGCGAAAATCCAGACATTGTTTTGTGTGGCAACAAATGTGACTTGTCGGATCAGAGAGCAGTCCGTGAGGAAGAGGCCCGTGAGCTGGCGGAGAAGTACGG AATCCCTTACTTTGAGACAAGTGCTTCAATCGGGCTTAACGTGAACATGGCCGTGGACGTCCTGCTGGATCTCATCATGAAGAGAATGGAACGATGTGTTGACAAGTCCTGGATCCCTGATGGGACCGTCAGAGCTAACGGAACCAGCAACCCAGACCTCTCAGAGGCCTCTGATAAGAGCAAATGTGCATGTTAG